One Patescibacteria group bacterium genomic window, CAACGGACAATAAATCATCTAAAGAAAAAAATGGGAGATTTTCCACTTTGGACAGTATATTCTTAATTTTTGGCTTGTCAACATCGTTCCTCATAATGTACTATAATAGTACACTTTTAGAAATGAGTTTGTCAATCCCTTTCGTCATCCTGAACTTGCCTGCCCGCCCCCGGAGGGATTCAGGATCTAGTCCGGAATGACAAAACAGTTGTCATTGCGAGCGTAGCGAAGCAATCTGGGATTGCTTCGTCGTTCGCTACGCTCTCTTCTCGCAATGACGAAATACCGCCTATTCCACCACCACTTTTCCTTTCATATCAGGATTGAGAGGGTCGGAGTACTCGTAAATTCCCGCTACATCAAATTGCTGACTGTACGATTCTCCCGGTTCAAGATCCTTTAAGCTACCCCATTTTCCGCTTGTTCCTTTAACACTGTGCGCTGTAACACCTGCATTTTTGAAAGTTACTATAAAAGGAGCTGTAACCGTAATTTCCGCCGGCACAAAATTAGCGTCGCTTATTGTTATCACCACGGGTGTAGTGGGCGCCGCATTTTTTGCCGCTTCTTCCATCT contains:
- a CDS encoding cupredoxin domain-containing protein, producing the protein MNFDLKSKPILISFVLGALILVAGISLVALKIGAKPAKVEEQTTAPAVKTEEGNPRVIVTEPEKYAQQMEEAAKNAAPTTPVVITISDANFVPAEITVTAPFIVTFKNAGVTAHSVKGTSGKWGSLKDLEPGESYSQQFDVAGIYEYSDPLNPDMKGKVVVE